The DNA region CACATTACTTCCTTTATGGCTTCTGAAACAGCAATGTATTCCGCTTCTGTAGTAGAAAGAGCCACAACCGACTATAGATTTGATTTCCAACTCACTGCTGTACCAAACATAGTGAATATATATCCTGTCAGAGATTTCCTTGTATCAATACTTCCAGCAAAATCTGCATCCACATATCCTATTAGAGCATTCTCCTTTGCTTCTTGTTGCTTGAACATTAACCCCAGATCAGCTGAGCCTCTGATGTATCTTAGGGACCATTTCAATGCCTCCCAATGGCTTCGACCTGGATCTGACATGAACCTGCTGATGAGACTCACAGCATGTGCCAAATCTGGCCTACTACACACCATACCGTACATGATACTCCCAACACCACTTGCATAAGGCACAGTTGCCATATCTGCTCTTTCTTGTTCACTTTGTGGTGATTGGTCTGCTGAGAGTCTAAATTGGTGTCCAAGTGGAGTAGTTACAGCTTTTGACTTATGCATATTAAATCTATGCAAAACTTTTTCAAGATACTCCCCTTGTGTAAGAAATAGAGTCATATCCTTTCTGTTTCTTATTATTTCCATGCCTAGAACTCTCTTGGCACTTCCCAAGTCCTTCATTTCGAATTCTTTACTCAGTATAGCTTTGATTCCTTGAACTTCTGATTTACTATGACTTGCCACTGACATGTCATCTACGTACAAGAGTAAATAGGCCATGATCCTATCATTTTCTCTTTTTATGTAAACACAACTATCGTGGTTGCATCTAGTAAAACcattctttaaaataaaatcatcaaagcGTTTGTACCACTGCCTTGGACTTTGCTTAAGTCCACACAAGGATTTTTTCAGTAGGCAGACTTTGTTTTCATTTCCAGCCATAGTATATCCATCCGGTTGGCTCATATAAATTGTTTCTTCTAACACACCGTGTAGGAAAGCTGTTTTAACGTCCAATTGTTCCAGCTCAAGGTCAAAATGAGCAACCAAAGCAAGAACTAATCTTATGGAGGTGTGTTTAACTACTGGTGAAAAAATTTCATTGAAATCAACTCCTTCCACTTGTGAAAAACCTTTGGCTACTAATCTAGCCTTATACCTTTCCTTTTCAATTCCTGGGATTCCTTGTTTTATCTagtaaatccatttgcatcccaCAATCCTTTGGTTTTTGGGTCGATTCACAAGTATCCAGGTTCTGTTTTTGGTTAGTGATCTCATTTCCTCATCCATGGAAGCTTTCCAGAGCTTTCTTTCCTTGCTGTTTAAAACATCCTTGTAAGTTTTAGGTTCCTCATACACAATGTCCTCTGCCACATTGAATGCGTAGGAAATAAGATCAGCATGTCCATATCTCAATGGTGGATTAATAACTCTTCTTTTCCTGTCTCTTGCAAGAGCATAAGTCTTGATTTCATCAGTTCGCACATCAGCCTCATGTTCTTGTAATTCCCCTTCTTGAGCTTCAGTTTCTGTTCCACTATTGTGATTATTTTCCTGTGGATTTAAATCTTGAAGCTCCACCTCAATTTGAGATTCCCTTGAATCTGTCTCATTTATGGGATTTTGTTTCTGGTTATGTGTTGGATATCCCATCTTAGTTTCATCAAATATCACATCTCTACTTATGAAACATTTTTGTTCACTTGGTTCTAAACACCATAGTTTATAACCCTTGACACCTTGAGGATAACCAATAAAAATACACCTCTTTGCCCTAGCATCAAGTTTTCCCTGTCTTGTATGAGAGTATGCCCTGCATCCAAACACTTTTAAGTGGCTGTAGTCTACTGGTTTACCACACCACAGCTCCATTGGTGTCTTACAATTTATAGCTACAGAGGGGCATCGATTCAGCAGGTAACCTGCTGTTATAGCAGCTTCACTCCAAAAGGATTTTGGTAATCCAGCACTCAATAGCATGCACCTCACCCTTTCCAATAGAGTTCTATTCATCCTCTCAGCTAGGCCATTTTGTTGAAGTGTGTGGGGGACTGTTTTATGCCTGGTTATACCTAATTTTCTGCAGAACTCATTGAATTCATCCGAGACAAACTCTAAGCCATTATCCGTCCTTAGGTGTTTTAGCTTAGATCCAAGTTTGTTTTCATTCATTTTGTGCCACTCCTTAAATTTTCCAAAGGTTTCTGTCTTATTTTTCAAGATAATGACCCACACTCTTCTTGAGAAATCATCTACAATGCTCATAAAATATTTCCCTCCACCATGAGTTTGTGTTTGAGCAGGCCCCCACAAATCAGCATGAACATATTCAAATGGTTTGGGTGTTTTGTGAGCTCCTATTGTGAACTTGACTCTTTTGGCTTTTCCCAAGACACAAAATTCACAAAATTCTAAACCATTCACTTTGTCACCACACAAGAGGTTTTGTTTTGACAATTCAACTAATCCTCTTTCACTAACATGGCCAAGCCTCATGTGCCAAAGTCTTGCCATTccagtttctgaattttgtatgGTGGCTGCATTTCCTACCACTGTACTTCCCAGTAATGAGTACAACCCATTTTTCCTTATTCCTTTCATGATGGTCAGGGATCCTTTCATGACCTTTAACAGACCATTTTCTGCTTTAAATGTATGACCATTCATTTCTAATATGCCAAGTGAGATGAGATTTCTCTTGAGTTCAGGAATGTACCTAACTTGTTGAAGCAATTTTTCAGTTCCATCATGCAGTTTCAATCGGATGTTACCTGTTCCAATTACTTTACAACCTTTGTTATTTCTTTACAACCTTTGTTATTTCCCAGCAGTACTAATCCACCATCCCCTGGTTCCAAAACTTCAAACCAGTCCTTATTAGGACACATGTGAAAACTACAACCCGAATCAAGAATCCATTCCTTGTTTGTTGCAGTTTGATGAACCACTAGTGCGTCTGCTGATTCATAACCATCTGAGATTACAGCATCACTTTCACCATCCTCCTTTCTATCATGACCTTTATTCCTATCAGGGCAGTCCCTTTTAAAATGACCTTGCTTGTGGCAATGATAGCATTTAAAAGGTGTCTTGGAATTCTTATTACTGCTTGTTCTTGATGAGTTTGATCTTGATCTGGACTTTGCCTTCTTGTGCCAATTTTGTTCACGCTTTTCTGGCCTACCTCGCACGAATAAGCCATCAGCACCATTTGATTCTTTTCCTTCAATTTTCTTCTGCAGTTCTTTAGCCTTCACTGCAGATTGAACTTCATCAAGGGATATTGTTTGTTCCCTTCCATAGAGCATAGCATCCTTGAAATGATCATAGCTCTTTGGAATCGAATTCAGCAATAGCAGGGCTTTATCTTCATCATCCAGTTTTACATCAATATTCACAAGATCATCAATGATCTTATTAAACTCATCAATCTGCTCTGAGATGGTCTTATCTTCTGTCATCTTGAAAGAATAGAGCCTCTGTTTTAGATAGAGTCTGTTGGCTAAAGATTTTGTCATGTAGAGAGACTCAAGCTTTGTCCATATTGCACTAGCAGATTCTTCCCTTGCCACTTCCCTAAGGACTTTATCCCCTAGGCTCAAGATTATGGAGCTGTGCGCTTTATCAAGGATTTCTGCTTTCTCCTTTTCATTTAGAGATTTTGAAAGAGCTGATTCTCCCTTTAATGCTTCGACAACTCCTTGTTGAACCAACATGGCCCTCATCTTTACcatccataatccaaaatcatttagCCCTGTGAAtcgttcaatatcaaatcttgtaGACCCCATCGATATGGTTtagtttcccacagacggcgccactTGTTATGAAATGTCTAACAAGTTTGATATTACAAAGAAACCAATCCAAGATCACAAACACCAACGATTTCACAACTCCAGTAACCAAGcacaagaaataaaagaagaacAGAGCAATTACGTGGTTCGATCACAAGTGATCTACGTCCACGGGAAGAATGAAacaattttatttatgaatCAGAGAATATTCACAAGTTACAACTCAACTCTTTGTTGATCTTTTCTCTCTATCACACACCCAATACCCGAGAATCCCAAGAAATTTAGAGCCCTGTGATTTCCCAGTAACTATTCTCCCTTGCAACTTGTGTAGGTGGATCAACGGAGTATTTCAGCTCGCCTGGACTCAATCTCAGCTGGAGGTTTCGAAACTCTCTctccttcttcttcttttcttgaGCGTAACCGTGAATCAAGAAGAAAACCAGAATCCCCTTCCAACTGTATTGACGTCTCCACTGATATACCCGTTGGCCTTGACTTCCTTATTGGGCCCCCATCTTGACAATCGATTTATTAGGCCCAAACATTTCAAGTCAATTTAACAGTATTTATATTGTTCTGTTAGTTCAATTTAATACTTAATCTGATAAATTATTATTTCGATTCTTATCATTTGTTTGGATCTATTTTTTCCGAACAAAATATTGTTTATTGAATTAAATCACTTAAAATCCAAGGAGTAATGCACGTGAATCCATGCTAGTCTTCCTAAAAGATTGAATCTTCAAATTTCAtgttactttaaaaaaaaaacaaaaatcatcCAAAATTTGGCCGTTCATTCCATACATTATATGAAGTAATTTAGATCAATTTTAAGAACACACGTCAAccatcaaataaaaaaattgatttcataataaatttttgtaaaatataaaaattaacaaaaaaaaattatcttctCCAATGAAATTAATTGACTCAAGACCACTTTCATTCACTCTTGATCGATCTACCATAAGATTATGAAAGCGACAGTTAAGCTTAACTGACTTTTAATGACACCACATGCAATGCCACCCGGCCGACAGCCATGCATTTATTCGCGGATCCCATCCCCTCGTGCGATCGTCTCCTTGTTTACCTAACTCGTCGTCAGCTCCTCCATTTATATACTCTACACGCCTCATAATTCGTTCATCAAACCTCGCAGTACATCACCAATTCCAAAAACACGACGTTTCATGGCATCAAAAATGGTGACCAATTTCCGCAGATCCCTCTCCTTTCATAACCACCCCTCATACAATTCGGCCAAACCCAAGAAAACCCTTCATGCCAGATCCGCCAGTCTGCCATGCCGATCACACCCGATAATTTCCCAGCTCCGCGACAAAGTCGATGACTTGAACGACCGGGCTACTTCAGAATCCGGATTAAGAACCTCTGGTTGGCTCTGCGACGGCTTGGCCCGGATGAAAATGGTCCACGATTTGCTCGACGATCTTTTACAACTCCCCCAGACTCGAGAATCCCTCCGAGGCGGCGGGCAACACGCCGACTTGATGGAGAAGCTGTTGGAAGACTTCCTCCGATTCGTCGAAGTTTACGGCATGTTCCAGACGCTGGTCCTGAGGTTGAAAGAGGAGTGTTCCGCAGCTCAAATCGCGGTGAGAAGAAGAGACGACAGCAAAATCATTGTGCATTCCAAAAATCTGAACAGAATCGGTAAAGAAATAAGCAATCTTGTTTGTAGTTTTCATTCGATGGGAAAACTGATCATGCCAGCGGTGTCATCGCATGATGAAGAAGCAGAGCTTATCGAAGTCATAAACGATGTAATCAAAGTCACCATAGTAATTTCAACTACGGTTTTTGGCGTGATTTCGAACTCATCCGCCTTCCGAAAACCGCCTTCCATTGGGCTCAGCTTCAAGAAGAAAGTGAAGAGTGAAGAGGGAATTAAAGAACTGGAAGAAATAAATTTAGACAATTTGTTGGGTTTAAGGAAGAAAACAGAGGAAGATGTGAAAGATGTGAGCAAGAAAATGCATGAAATGGAAGATTGTATAGTAGAGATTGAAGGGTCGGGCGAGAGGGTTTTCAGGAGTTTGATCAATTCTAGGGTTTCATTACTCAATATTCTAACACAATAGAATCAAATAATTAAAGCAAATTGTGTATTTTTTTTGGTGTGCTTTTGCAaagttttgtttgtgaaaatgTATATAAAACTTCTTATACTGTTTTGTATTTGGCTTTGTTTCCATTATGTTGTTACCAGCTACGCGtcttaatctcagattaatttatttaaactaTAAAAAAAGCTCAAGCAGCATCTAAAGTGGTCGGactagaaaaaaaaaacttaagaGCAAACAAACTTATATTGGTAGTTTAAATTTAGAAAGAAAGTTACTGTACTTTAGCGAAATTTGAGTTTCATCAACTTTAGGATATGATCGAATTTGACTCGGATTTTCACTGAGACGAGAAGCAATGCAGCATGCCTCGTCTGCTGCCGAACAATAATAGTGTACAATAATtgctaaaataattaattactcCACATAATTGGACAAGTGGAGTTGTTTCCAAGAAATGATCCTCTGCACATCTCAGAACCAGCGAACGTGTTAATCACTTGGGCTAAGCAAAATTAAACTACAATTATTTGGTCTCTGCTCCAATGGAAAAAGGTTGTCTTCTTTCACCAAAACTAAAGCAAGATGCACATGACAGGTGAAACAGGGTGTCGTCACGTACTTCTGCTATTTCAGGTTGatatcataaaataaaaaaatttgaaaaaacaaAATAGTTACttccaaatttttatttttcaaatctcATTCTATCAGATCATTGCGAATTGGTTCTTGGTAAATCATTGCGAATTGGTTCTTGGTAACATTCACATACATACAAGGATTGTGCTAAGAAAGAAAATTTGCCCGATAAACTCGCACCCATCGAATTAGGACGGTGAGTGTAACTAATGGAGAAAAGAACGATGAGGTGGAAAAGATGATGAAGTTGCTGTATCTTTGTTCAAAATAGAATAATGTCGAGGGCATTCAAATTCACTATTGTAGATTTCTGCATAATTATTCACTCTAATACGCTCTGCATGTGTGTGTACAACTGGCATTTAGACCTcaatatacatcaacttttccatTAATATTCTTTACATGATCACACAACGTAGAGTTCAGCTTTCCCATCAATGAAGAGGCTCATGAACTCTTCTCCATCAACGGTTTCTTTCTCTATCAGCAGCTGAGCTAGCTTGTGCAAAATGTCTATATGTTTGGTCATAATCTGCTTGGCCCTGGAATATGCTTTCTCCACCAGCTCTCTCACTTCTGCATCAACCACATCAGCAGTCGCCATGGAGTAGTCTTTCTGTGTTGACATCTGCACGTATATGTAGCATataatgaaaaaggaaaaattccACACGTTAAAAAGATAGATCAGATAGTAAAAGTCGCAACGACGTCAGTACCTGCTGTCCAAGAAAAGGgtttccaccaccaccacctatGGCCACTTGTCCAATCTTTTTACTGAATCCGAATCTCTCGACCATCTGCCTTGCAACCCTGGAAACTTGCATGAAATCATTGGATGCTCCAGTTGTTACATTATCCTCTCCAAAAATAACCTCCTCTGCTACTCTGCATGAACAAAGATAAGCATAAGCATGGTTTCCTTGCATTTTCAGTTTGGTGTCACTTATTAGATGTTAAAATATAAAACACTCATTAGGACACCTTATACGAGTTCAACTTCTCGGGAAAAATGTCACTAAAATGTTATCAAAGTTAAGAGGTCACAAATTTGAAATCTCCCATGCTCGACCCCCTTCTAATTAAGTTGGACTTGGTGGATATTTATGGTCCCTAGTGCCTAATTTTTGACAAATATGTATAAACAATCCTTAAACATTAAGTTCTGGCATGTACTTTCAATCTCCCATTTATACGTGAGGGGgcattattaaaatataaaacccACCTTATATGAGTCAAAGCTTTGAGAAAAAGGGCTACTACTAACGGTAGATGATCATTCAATTGATCATAGATTTTTTTCctcaaacaaataaataaatcatgtttCATTTACTCATTCATATCATCAAGGATTCCAAGATTCAAAATTGTTAAACCAACCTTCCACCGAGAGCGACAGCCATCTGATTTTCTAGGTAGCTTCTACTGTATAACCCAGACTCGAGCCTCTCTTCACTTGGAGCAAAGAAGGTAAGCCCACCGGCTTGGCCACGAGGAATAATGGAAATTTTGGCAACAGGGTCATACTCGGGCATCAGGGCACCAACTAAAGCATGTCCAGCCTCTACAACACCATTTAATATTGAATTTAGGCAACAAGTATGaagttaaaataaataaaaaagtaactctttgaagatttggaatgGTTCAGCACCATGATAAGCAACAAGCCTCTTCTTTTCTTCAGAAACAACTGCATTTTTCTTCTCTGGTCCAGCAATTATCCTCTCCAGAGCATCAGATATCTCATCTTTGCTTATTTCCTTAAGGTCGCGCCTTGCTGCGAGGATGGCTGCTTCATTCATCAAGTTTTGCAAATCTGCACCAGTGAAACCAGGTGTCCTCCGGgcaattttttcaaaatcaacATCCTTTGCAAGAGCCTTTCCTCTGGAATGCACCTGATACAAAAGATATTATATATGCCAGTTATGTAACAAAATTGTACTACAATGATATCTCACATAAAATCTATCtccagcaaaattatttttaactaAATAGGTGCCAGTAACAATTTTGAGCAATACGGGAGTGAGGACAACCTCTAATGAATGTGGAGAAAAGCTAAGTCGAAGTTTTGTTAAAACAGCACAAAAGACAacttgatatattttttaacaGCACAATACGGAATATGTTTATTTTGATACAGAATACGGTCACCAGATATTCATGGTTGGATCAGGGTGCTTTCTTGGAATTTATCGTAAGTTACTAACTTTAGAAGCCTACATAGTACATGACAGTTCTTCATTCTTGGGTCAGATAAACTAAAGGAGTTTTTTTACTACTTATGTTATCGTTATTTATgccatttttttaataattatatcaatATTACTATCAACTTCAATAAGAAACTACAGAAAGAGGATGCAGAAGAGTTCTTTACCTGAAGAATCCTGACTCTACCAGCAACATCAGGCCTGTCGACTGT from Primulina tabacum isolate GXHZ01 chromosome 14, ASM2559414v2, whole genome shotgun sequence includes:
- the LOC142524746 gene encoding uncharacterized protein LOC142524746, yielding MASKMVTNFRRSLSFHNHPSYNSAKPKKTLHARSASLPCRSHPIISQLRDKVDDLNDRATSESGLRTSGWLCDGLARMKMVHDLLDDLLQLPQTRESLRGGGQHADLMEKLLEDFLRFVEVYGMFQTLVLRLKEECSAAQIAVRRRDDSKIIVHSKNLNRIGKEISNLVCSFHSMGKLIMPAVSSHDEEAELIEVINDVIKVTIVISTTVFGVISNSSAFRKPPSIGLSFKKKVKSEEGIKELEEINLDNLLGLRKKTEEDVKDVSKKMHEMEDCIVEIEGSGERVFRSLINSRVSLLNILTQ